The proteins below come from a single Gimesia alba genomic window:
- a CDS encoding SDR family oxidoreductase, translating to MTNYLVTGGAGFIGSHIATRLVKEGHTVRVFDNLSTGALKNLAHLKDQVEFVEGDLRDLKAVEQATKGIDIVFHQAALASVPRSIDHPLDTHEACVTGTIHVLDAARRLGVQRVVYAGSSSAYGNQKQMPKHEGQTPEVLSPYAAAKLAGELYCQAFANSYDLETVRIRYFNVFGPRQDPNSPYSAVIPLFASALLEGRQPVIYGDGTQSRDFTYVDNVVQANLLASQADASVVSGNVYNVACGSSLNLIDLLKSICEQLEKPYNPDFQPRRTGDVLHSWADISAAQRDLGYEPVVDIKEGLRRTIDWYAEYVKSESKPCLGGC from the coding sequence GTGACAAATTATTTAGTAACCGGTGGTGCAGGATTTATTGGTTCTCATATCGCAACGCGTCTGGTCAAGGAAGGGCACACCGTGCGTGTGTTTGATAATCTCAGTACCGGGGCATTGAAAAACCTGGCGCATCTCAAAGATCAGGTCGAATTCGTGGAAGGCGATCTGCGAGATTTAAAAGCAGTCGAACAGGCCACCAAAGGCATTGATATTGTTTTTCATCAGGCCGCGCTGGCTTCGGTCCCACGGAGCATTGATCATCCGCTCGATACACACGAAGCCTGTGTGACGGGAACCATTCATGTGCTGGATGCCGCCCGCCGTCTGGGTGTGCAGCGTGTGGTCTATGCCGGTTCGAGTAGTGCGTATGGGAATCAGAAACAAATGCCCAAGCACGAAGGCCAGACACCGGAAGTACTCTCGCCGTATGCTGCAGCCAAACTGGCAGGGGAACTTTACTGTCAGGCGTTTGCGAATTCTTACGACCTGGAAACCGTTCGTATCCGCTACTTCAATGTCTTCGGCCCACGTCAGGATCCCAACAGTCCCTATTCCGCCGTGATTCCTTTGTTCGCCTCCGCATTGCTCGAAGGGCGACAACCTGTCATTTACGGCGACGGCACTCAGTCACGCGATTTTACATACGTTGACAATGTTGTGCAGGCGAATCTGCTGGCTTCACAGGCAGACGCCAGTGTCGTCTCGGGAAATGTTTACAACGTCGCCTGTGGCAGTTCTTTGAACCTGATTGATCTCTTGAAGTCGATCTGTGAGCAGTTAGAGAAGCCTTACAATCCCGATTTCCAGCCGCGACGGACTGGAGATGTGCTGCACTCATGGGCGGATATCTCTGCGGCGCAGCGGGATCTCGGCTATGAGCCCGTGGTGGATATCAAAGAAGGCTTACGCCGCACGATTGACTGGTATGCCGAATATGTCAAATCGGAATCCAAACCCTGTCTGGGCGGCTGTTAG
- the rlmB gene encoding 23S rRNA (guanosine(2251)-2'-O)-methyltransferase RlmB produces MALELKNPHSVLAALQSRPIDVTEIRLSAGSAQGNWGDVADEARSHRIPVVIKKSAPQKMKRKQSEEQGRRTAGSVALVKPRTPSSLREIFAGSEDGTELSGLWLALDCIQDPHNIGAIFRTAAFFGVRGIVLTKDRSAPLNATVYDVASGGMEAVPFAVETNLSRAITDAKESGVWVMGTSEHAEDDVSTFHQDRPWMVVIGNEEKGLRRLTLEQCDVVCRLTPTGLVDSLNASVAAGIMIARFSPFGPGVK; encoded by the coding sequence GTGGCTCTGGAGTTGAAAAATCCTCATAGTGTTCTGGCTGCGCTGCAATCGCGGCCCATCGATGTCACAGAGATTCGGCTTTCAGCGGGTTCCGCACAGGGGAACTGGGGGGATGTCGCCGATGAGGCACGCAGCCATCGCATTCCCGTGGTCATCAAGAAGTCGGCTCCGCAGAAGATGAAACGCAAGCAATCGGAAGAGCAGGGGCGTCGCACCGCAGGTTCCGTTGCGCTGGTCAAGCCGCGTACGCCTTCTTCACTGAGAGAAATCTTTGCAGGATCGGAAGACGGCACGGAACTGAGTGGTCTCTGGCTGGCGCTGGATTGTATTCAGGACCCGCACAACATCGGCGCCATTTTTCGTACGGCTGCCTTTTTTGGTGTGCGGGGCATTGTGCTCACGAAAGATCGTTCGGCTCCACTGAATGCGACCGTGTACGATGTCGCTTCAGGCGGAATGGAAGCGGTTCCGTTTGCAGTGGAAACAAATTTAAGCAGAGCCATCACCGATGCAAAAGAATCCGGCGTCTGGGTGATGGGAACCTCCGAGCACGCCGAAGATGATGTCTCGACGTTTCATCAGGATCGCCCCTGGATGGTGGTCATCGGCAACGAAGAAAAGGGACTCAGACGTCTCACACTGGAACAGTGTGATGTGGTCTGCCGCCTGACGCCCACCGGGCTTGTGGATTCACTGAATGCCTCTGTGGCCGCCGGAATCATGATCGCGAGATTCTCTCCCTTTGGCCCCGGCGTGAAATAG
- a CDS encoding ATP-binding protein translates to MSYRAFKKLLGETNLERKCRFLFGGGLMVLITASFSLNTWLNNQVLDDQNITSARLLVAPIILEKHWKWSENDKNYKDLIEKIVQSVKSKDLGDYSWAVFKPNPSDADSNERPIDSAGYEALERIKEGETEIFYQDETEGRFQYYSAIYASESCVDCHRLHDDPNLQLGGLIGIVNIRFPSQKVEQALNWNKAINLASAIVTAFLAMLAAYAIVRYVIVKPVLHLKDVSDEIAHGNLDLRADIRTGDEFEELSYAFNRMLRHLVTVQEELRTVNTDLDTKVDELAQVNLRLYEMNKLKDEFLATMSHELRTPLNSILGFSDLLANSKDLGEKQKRYVANIQMSGKNLLAQINDVLDLAKIESGKMELQLSEIAIADLIERRVGTMLPLADKKNIEVTSEIDPKIPILFQDSVKIQQILNNLISNAIKFTPEGGRVHVAATLCEDDPDMMELVVEDTGIGIPLDEQEHIFEKFRQGKSSPESRDALTRSYEGTGLGLSIIRELSKLLDGEVFLESEFGRGSKFTVRLPVKMSVDQEHLLSDLNDTAVGMNRINTSDLAEYAQEKLAQNKHSETRTP, encoded by the coding sequence ATGTCGTACCGTGCTTTCAAAAAACTGTTGGGCGAAACCAACCTCGAACGGAAGTGTCGTTTTCTGTTTGGCGGCGGTTTAATGGTACTGATTACCGCCAGTTTTTCATTGAATACCTGGTTGAACAACCAGGTGCTCGACGACCAGAATATCACGTCTGCCCGTTTACTAGTGGCGCCCATTATTCTGGAAAAGCATTGGAAGTGGTCTGAGAACGATAAGAATTACAAAGACCTGATTGAGAAAATCGTTCAGTCAGTAAAATCAAAAGATCTCGGCGATTACAGTTGGGCCGTGTTTAAACCCAATCCCTCTGATGCCGATTCCAATGAGCGTCCGATTGACAGTGCCGGTTACGAAGCGCTGGAACGCATCAAAGAAGGCGAGACGGAAATCTTTTATCAGGATGAGACTGAGGGACGATTTCAGTATTACAGCGCGATCTATGCTTCGGAGTCCTGCGTCGACTGTCACCGACTGCACGACGATCCGAATTTACAGCTCGGCGGTCTGATCGGGATTGTTAATATCCGCTTTCCCTCTCAGAAGGTAGAGCAGGCGTTGAACTGGAACAAAGCGATCAACCTCGCTTCCGCGATCGTGACCGCCTTTCTGGCGATGCTGGCTGCCTATGCGATTGTACGATATGTGATCGTGAAACCGGTCTTGCACTTAAAAGATGTCAGTGACGAAATTGCCCACGGAAACCTCGACTTAAGAGCCGACATTCGCACGGGAGATGAATTCGAAGAACTGAGTTACGCGTTCAACCGCATGTTGCGGCACCTCGTCACCGTGCAGGAAGAATTGCGAACTGTGAATACCGACCTGGATACCAAGGTCGATGAACTGGCGCAGGTCAACTTGCGGCTGTATGAAATGAACAAACTCAAAGACGAGTTTCTGGCGACGATGAGCCATGAGCTGCGCACGCCGCTTAATAGTATTCTGGGTTTCAGTGATTTGCTGGCGAACTCCAAAGATCTGGGAGAGAAACAGAAACGCTACGTGGCCAACATTCAAATGTCTGGCAAAAATCTGCTCGCCCAAATCAATGATGTTTTGGATCTCGCCAAGATCGAGAGCGGCAAGATGGAATTGCAGCTTTCTGAAATTGCCATTGCCGATCTGATTGAACGCCGGGTCGGCACGATGCTGCCTCTGGCCGATAAGAAAAACATTGAAGTCACTTCGGAAATCGACCCGAAAATTCCGATCCTCTTTCAGGATTCCGTTAAGATTCAGCAGATCCTGAATAACCTGATTTCCAACGCGATCAAATTTACGCCCGAAGGGGGTCGCGTTCATGTTGCCGCAACTCTCTGTGAAGATGATCCTGATATGATGGAACTGGTTGTGGAAGATACCGGCATCGGGATTCCCCTGGATGAGCAGGAACACATCTTCGAAAAATTCCGCCAGGGCAAGTCGTCTCCTGAATCAAGAGACGCGTTAACCCGTTCCTATGAAGGGACCGGCTTAGGGCTTTCCATCATTCGCGAGCTTTCGAAGTTACTGGACGGCGAAGTCTTTCTGGAAAGTGAGTTCGGCCGCGGGAGTAAATTTACCGTCAGGCTGCCTGTGAAGATGAGTGTCGACCAGGAGCATCTGCTTTCTGATTTGAACGATACTGCTGTAGGCATGAATCGCATTAATACCTCAGATCTGGCCGAGTATGCACAGGAAAAACTCGCACAGAACAAACATTCTGAGACGCGCACTCCTTGA
- the mutM gene encoding DNA-formamidopyrimidine glycosylase, which produces MPELPEVETMVRGIREAVEGRQITEFRKCPCSCKPLTMTPSFKTMQTRALNQTVIAVRRLAKRVILDLENESSFVIEPRMTGLMLLSDPPDVEHLRLEWRLKKGRSQHSLWFWDRRGLGTVRLYRKAELKTALGPEKLGPDALLITLKELKQRCAATSRAIKVALLDQKLVAGIGNLYASEILHVSRIHPERTANQLTDSEIKTMHQAIKRILKTAIRYEGSTLGDGTYRNALNQSGSYQNQHRVYSREGERCGSCKGAEIVRIVQAQRSTFYCPCCQVVQQ; this is translated from the coding sequence GTGCCAGAGCTACCTGAAGTCGAAACAATGGTTCGCGGCATTCGCGAGGCGGTCGAAGGCCGTCAGATCACTGAATTTCGAAAATGCCCCTGTTCCTGTAAACCGCTGACGATGACTCCTAGCTTTAAAACCATGCAGACAAGGGCTTTAAATCAAACAGTGATCGCCGTCAGACGACTTGCCAAACGGGTCATCCTCGATCTGGAAAATGAGAGCTCCTTCGTCATCGAACCTCGGATGACTGGACTGATGCTACTATCGGACCCGCCCGATGTAGAACACTTGCGCCTGGAGTGGCGATTGAAAAAAGGGCGTTCCCAGCACTCACTCTGGTTCTGGGATCGCCGCGGTCTCGGAACGGTGCGGCTCTATCGCAAAGCGGAATTAAAAACCGCATTAGGACCAGAAAAACTGGGTCCCGATGCCCTGCTGATCACGTTGAAGGAGCTCAAGCAGCGTTGTGCGGCAACCAGCCGTGCGATCAAAGTCGCGTTATTGGACCAGAAACTGGTCGCCGGCATTGGAAATCTGTACGCCAGCGAAATCCTGCATGTGAGCCGAATTCACCCCGAACGCACCGCAAATCAATTAACAGATTCAGAAATTAAGACGATGCATCAAGCCATCAAACGCATTCTCAAAACCGCCATTCGCTATGAAGGTTCGACGCTGGGAGATGGGACGTACCGGAACGCCTTGAATCAATCCGGCAGCTATCAGAATCAGCATCGAGTCTACAGTCGCGAAGGAGAGAGATGCGGATCCTGCAAAGGGGCAGAAATTGTGCGCATCGTTCAGGCACAACGTTCTACGTTTTACTGCCCCTGTTGTCAGGTGGTCCAACAATAG
- a CDS encoding DUF1598 domain-containing protein: MRPKNPRVGSSVVSVLATVACLSIVLAVTFYLVKPRPAVTVENTPEQIQAPEESPIVLEEQETVTVVPEVQTEPVVETPRVAPEEQVAAHLEAGEFGQAIEVAETVENLHQRTQLLRMVVEAQLNSGDFVAALGTINRIPLAEERTKAMGERTKAMSMAGGSQLADFTQLIELIQTQTSGLWEDTGEGEGSIRQFDSGVRVDPNGLLHHISKQELNGRLAALGIKAREADLNQNVAQNSQLRLVSLTRLEKEVQQLIEEGRSPVETMKMLAGLTKVEYVFVYPEENEVVVAGPAEAWIYNEQGLAVGVESGRPVLQLDDLVTVLRTFSNQGEEIFGCSFDPRPEGLARVKEFVAQSNARGPLRAGAGVRSWTRQLKEKLGVQDITLYGVPNTSRVARVLIEADYRMKLIGIGKMDAGENIPSYFDLLAKENNKGAQNLEALRWWLTMKYDSVLHNAERTAYQVVGSSVLCQSENQIVTKEGQRLQTGQAEKLNREFAANFTKHYQELAQQDLVYADLQNIFDLALVAALMRNEQLADRADWEMTAFASNGAYHPAEFEPAHTVETVVNHRVFNGKDVVVQVAGGVRVDTGSVVKNQNNLKVSPKVGAVSTQSKAPALPVGRWWWDLAN, from the coding sequence ATGCGCCCTAAAAACCCTCGAGTAGGCTCCAGTGTTGTTTCAGTTCTGGCAACAGTCGCCTGTTTATCTATCGTTCTGGCAGTCACCTTTTATCTGGTCAAACCACGACCGGCTGTGACTGTAGAAAACACTCCGGAACAAATTCAAGCTCCAGAAGAATCGCCGATTGTTCTGGAAGAACAAGAAACAGTGACTGTGGTTCCTGAAGTGCAGACGGAACCTGTCGTCGAAACACCGCGCGTCGCTCCTGAAGAACAGGTCGCCGCTCATTTAGAAGCCGGTGAATTCGGTCAGGCCATTGAAGTGGCTGAAACGGTTGAGAACCTTCACCAACGGACACAACTGTTGCGAATGGTTGTCGAAGCTCAACTGAACTCGGGTGACTTTGTCGCCGCCCTGGGAACCATCAATCGGATTCCACTGGCAGAAGAACGCACGAAAGCCATGGGCGAACGCACCAAAGCCATGTCAATGGCCGGGGGATCACAGCTGGCTGACTTTACTCAGCTGATTGAACTGATTCAGACACAGACATCAGGACTTTGGGAAGACACCGGTGAAGGTGAAGGATCGATCCGACAGTTTGACAGTGGGGTGCGCGTTGATCCCAACGGTCTGCTGCACCACATCAGCAAACAGGAACTCAACGGTCGATTGGCGGCTCTGGGAATTAAAGCCCGTGAAGCCGACCTGAATCAAAACGTGGCTCAGAACAGTCAACTGCGTCTTGTTTCGCTGACCCGTCTGGAAAAAGAAGTCCAGCAGCTGATTGAAGAAGGACGTTCTCCTGTCGAAACGATGAAGATGCTGGCAGGACTGACGAAAGTTGAATACGTATTTGTTTATCCGGAAGAAAACGAAGTTGTCGTTGCCGGTCCGGCAGAAGCTTGGATCTACAACGAACAGGGACTGGCAGTCGGCGTGGAAAGCGGCCGCCCTGTCCTGCAGCTGGACGACCTCGTGACTGTCCTGCGTACGTTCTCGAATCAAGGTGAAGAAATCTTCGGCTGTTCTTTTGACCCTCGTCCTGAAGGACTGGCCCGCGTCAAAGAATTCGTCGCTCAGTCCAATGCACGCGGCCCGCTGCGTGCCGGAGCCGGCGTTCGCAGCTGGACTCGTCAACTGAAAGAAAAGCTCGGCGTGCAGGACATCACCCTGTACGGCGTTCCTAATACCTCACGCGTCGCCCGCGTCCTGATCGAAGCCGACTACCGCATGAAGCTGATCGGCATCGGAAAAATGGATGCTGGCGAAAATATCCCCAGCTACTTTGATCTGCTGGCAAAAGAGAACAACAAAGGAGCACAAAACCTGGAAGCCCTCCGCTGGTGGTTGACCATGAAGTACGATTCCGTCCTGCACAACGCCGAACGGACCGCGTATCAGGTGGTTGGTTCCTCCGTTCTGTGTCAGTCTGAAAATCAGATCGTAACCAAAGAAGGTCAACGGCTGCAGACTGGTCAGGCTGAAAAGCTGAACCGGGAATTCGCTGCCAATTTCACAAAACACTATCAGGAACTGGCACAACAGGATCTGGTATATGCCGACCTGCAGAACATTTTTGACCTGGCTCTCGTAGCTGCTCTGATGCGGAATGAACAACTGGCTGATCGTGCCGACTGGGAAATGACCGCGTTCGCTTCTAACGGTGCTTATCATCCTGCTGAATTCGAACCGGCTCACACCGTCGAAACCGTTGTGAATCACCGGGTGTTCAACGGCAAAGACGTTGTCGTTCAGGTCGCAGGCGGCGTTCGCGTCGATACTGGCTCGGTTGTCAAAAACCAGAACAACCTGAAAGTCTCACCGAAAGTCGGCGCTGTCTCCACGCAATCCAAGGCTCCTGCATTGCCCGTAGGTCGCTGGTGGTGGGATCTGGCTAACTAA
- a CDS encoding arylsulfatase gives MLLRFVFLATLLCCLAGYYSPVSEAAEQKPNIIFIMADDLGYAELGCYGQTKIKTPHIDKLAADGMKFTQAYAGCMVCQPSRSVLMTGQHTGHTAVRANDLNQLLYEEDKTVAEVLKAAGYATGMFGKWGLGYAGTPGQPLKKGFDTFTGQLLQVHAHFYYPFWIWHNNEKRMLPENENNQRGTYINDLLHEDAMKFIRKNQSRPFFAYLPYIIPHVELVVPEESERPYRGKFPKKQILDPRPGYIGSEDGLTTFAGMVSRLDDNVGELVAMLEELGIRDNTLIIFTSDNGGQGGTWKEMTDFFNGNAPLRGHKGTMYEGGLRVPFIASWPGKIKPGTTSDLQIGFWDILPTFAQVAGTKVPEGIDIDGISFLPTLLGKGTQEKQKYLYWEYTKDKIRSRALRKGDWKVVQNRMNQPVELYDLSKDIGETKNLAKQNPEKVKELTKVMQQAHTEPRDFPQNLKPIGIKGYVK, from the coding sequence ATGCTTTTACGATTCGTTTTTCTTGCAACCCTGTTGTGCTGTCTGGCCGGGTATTATTCCCCAGTCTCCGAGGCGGCAGAACAAAAACCCAACATTATTTTTATCATGGCAGATGATCTCGGTTACGCCGAACTCGGTTGTTATGGTCAGACGAAAATCAAAACGCCGCACATCGACAAGCTGGCGGCAGACGGAATGAAATTCACCCAGGCATATGCAGGTTGTATGGTGTGTCAGCCTTCGCGGAGCGTGTTGATGACGGGGCAACACACGGGGCATACCGCCGTTCGTGCCAACGATCTAAATCAGCTGTTGTATGAAGAAGACAAAACCGTAGCCGAAGTGTTGAAAGCAGCCGGCTATGCGACGGGCATGTTCGGCAAGTGGGGCCTGGGTTATGCAGGAACGCCTGGACAGCCTCTGAAGAAGGGCTTTGATACCTTCACCGGTCAATTACTGCAGGTGCATGCTCACTTTTATTATCCCTTCTGGATCTGGCACAACAATGAAAAACGGATGCTGCCGGAAAACGAAAATAATCAGCGGGGCACCTATATCAACGACCTGTTGCACGAAGATGCGATGAAATTCATTCGCAAAAATCAATCGCGCCCCTTCTTCGCCTATCTCCCTTACATTATTCCGCACGTCGAACTGGTGGTGCCGGAAGAATCAGAGCGTCCCTATCGCGGGAAGTTTCCTAAAAAGCAGATTCTGGACCCGCGTCCCGGCTATATCGGCTCGGAAGACGGCCTGACGACCTTCGCCGGTATGGTTTCACGTCTGGATGATAATGTCGGCGAACTCGTCGCGATGCTGGAAGAACTGGGCATTCGTGACAATACTTTGATTATCTTCACCTCTGACAACGGCGGGCAGGGGGGAACCTGGAAAGAAATGACCGATTTCTTTAACGGTAATGCACCACTACGCGGTCACAAAGGAACGATGTACGAAGGGGGCCTGCGGGTGCCGTTCATCGCCAGTTGGCCGGGTAAGATCAAACCGGGAACAACGTCCGACCTGCAGATCGGCTTCTGGGATATTCTGCCTACCTTCGCACAAGTGGCGGGGACCAAAGTGCCGGAAGGCATTGACATCGATGGCATTTCGTTTTTGCCGACGCTGCTGGGGAAAGGGACACAGGAGAAACAGAAATATCTCTACTGGGAATACACGAAGGATAAAATCCGTTCGCGTGCCCTGCGGAAGGGCGACTGGAAAGTGGTGCAGAATCGCATGAATCAGCCGGTCGAACTGTATGACCTCAGCAAAGACATTGGCGAGACGAAGAATCTCGCCAAACAGAATCCGGAAAAGGTCAAAGAGTTGACCAAAGTCATGCAGCAGGCTCATACAGAGCCGCGTGATTTTCCTCAAAACTTGAAGCCCATCGGCATCAAAGGCTATGTGAAATAG
- the glgC gene encoding glucose-1-phosphate adenylyltransferase, producing the protein MRNVLALVLAGGKGTRLEPLTRDRAKPAVPFGGGYRIIDFTLSNCINSGLRRILILTQYKAASLDRHINLGWRFLCRELNEFIDVLPPQQRIDEQWYQGTADAVYQNIYTIERARSEHILILSGDHIYKMDYSKLIRDHKESGAEVTIGCIPVDRTEATQFGVMGVDEDMRVVKFEEKPVSPAPMPNHPDKSLASMGIYVFNTNFLFERLCYDATQLDSSHDFGKNIIPSIIDDHLVRAYPFQDKNTGDGHYWRDVGTIDAFYEANMDLVSVHPQLNLYDNTWPIRSYQPPEPPPKFVFAQSEGSKPRVGQAVDSTVCPGSIISGGRVSQSIISTNVRVNSWAEVDNSILFSGVNVGRHAKIRNAIIDKGVSIPKNCEIGYDLEQDKKRGFTVSESGIVVIGKMDGFPGEG; encoded by the coding sequence ATGCGAAATGTATTGGCTTTGGTTCTGGCCGGCGGTAAAGGGACGCGTCTGGAGCCGCTCACCCGGGATCGGGCGAAGCCTGCGGTTCCGTTTGGAGGCGGATATCGGATTATCGATTTCACTCTTTCCAACTGTATTAACAGTGGTTTACGTCGGATTCTGATTCTGACGCAATATAAAGCAGCCAGTCTGGACCGTCATATCAATTTGGGCTGGCGGTTTCTCTGCCGCGAGCTGAATGAATTTATTGATGTTCTGCCGCCGCAACAGCGGATTGATGAGCAGTGGTATCAGGGAACCGCTGATGCCGTCTACCAGAATATTTACACCATCGAACGGGCCCGCTCGGAACATATTTTGATTCTCTCCGGCGATCACATCTACAAAATGGATTATTCCAAGCTGATTCGGGACCATAAGGAATCGGGGGCGGAAGTCACCATCGGCTGTATTCCCGTCGATCGTACCGAGGCGACTCAGTTCGGTGTGATGGGCGTTGATGAGGATATGCGGGTCGTCAAGTTTGAAGAAAAGCCGGTTTCACCCGCACCGATGCCCAATCATCCCGATAAAAGTCTGGCGTCGATGGGAATTTATGTCTTCAACACGAATTTCCTGTTTGAGCGTCTCTGCTACGATGCGACTCAGTTAGACAGTTCGCACGATTTCGGAAAGAATATTATTCCCTCCATCATTGATGATCATCTGGTCCGCGCGTATCCCTTTCAGGATAAAAATACGGGCGACGGGCATTATTGGAGAGATGTGGGAACGATTGACGCCTTTTACGAGGCGAATATGGACCTGGTCTCGGTCCACCCGCAATTAAACCTGTATGACAATACGTGGCCCATTCGTTCCTACCAGCCGCCGGAACCACCTCCTAAGTTTGTGTTTGCCCAGAGCGAAGGTTCTAAGCCTCGCGTAGGGCAGGCGGTGGACAGTACGGTTTGCCCGGGGTCGATTATCTCGGGAGGCCGTGTCAGTCAGTCGATTATTTCGACCAACGTGCGCGTGAACAGTTGGGCGGAAGTCGATAATTCGATTTTGTTCTCCGGCGTCAATGTCGGCCGTCATGCCAAAATTCGGAACGCCATTATCGATAAGGGCGTCTCCATCCCCAAGAATTGCGAAATTGGCTATGACCTGGAGCAGGATAAGAAACGTGGGTTTACCGTTTCGGAATCGGGTATCGTGGTCATCGGCAAGATGGATGGATTCCCCGGCGAAGGGTAA
- a CDS encoding class I SAM-dependent methyltransferase, producing MSTSDEKLTKSFYDRISHSYDLIADSNEHVAREKGLKALAIQEGETVLEIGYGTGHSLVALAEAVGASGKVYGVDISDGMKKVSEKRVAEAGLADRVELSVAITPPLPFDENTFDVVSMSFTLELFPLETIPEVLKEIRRVLKPEGRLGVVSMALPKEGEKDSVLEKTYKWMHQHFPHIVDCQPINAVGLLKDAGFEIKSEQTLDIWTMPVAALVGQSPD from the coding sequence ATGAGTACTTCTGACGAAAAACTCACCAAATCTTTTTACGATCGTATCAGTCATTCCTATGACTTAATCGCCGACTCCAACGAGCACGTGGCTCGCGAAAAGGGTCTGAAAGCACTGGCGATTCAAGAAGGTGAGACCGTTCTGGAAATCGGTTACGGCACCGGCCACTCCCTGGTGGCGCTGGCCGAAGCGGTCGGAGCATCGGGCAAAGTCTATGGAGTTGATATCTCGGACGGGATGAAAAAGGTCTCTGAAAAGCGAGTCGCGGAAGCGGGGCTGGCCGATCGCGTCGAACTCTCTGTCGCAATAACGCCGCCCCTCCCGTTCGACGAGAACACGTTTGATGTCGTCAGTATGAGCTTTACCCTGGAACTGTTCCCGCTGGAGACGATTCCGGAAGTGCTTAAGGAAATCCGACGCGTGCTGAAACCGGAAGGACGACTGGGCGTGGTTTCGATGGCATTGCCTAAAGAGGGAGAAAAAGACAGCGTTCTGGAAAAGACCTACAAGTGGATGCATCAGCACTTCCCGCATATTGTCGACTGCCAGCCCATCAATGCCGTTGGTTTGCTGAAAGATGCCGGTTTCGAGATCAAGTCGGAACAGACGCTGGATATCTGGACCATGCCAGTGGCGGCTCTGGTCGGCCAATCACCGGACTGA